From Gimesia panareensis, the proteins below share one genomic window:
- a CDS encoding DUF1559 domain-containing protein, whose translation MNSQKRGFTLIELLVVIAIIAILISLLLPAVQQAREAARRSSCKNNLKQIGLALHNYHDTFSSFPPGGITVGSCCSTKSGINWAIAILPYIDQAPLFQKYNSNVFNEDSANATVREQNLVVYNCPSDINAGKLMQPESGPGSGVSYRMSSYRAVSGKTDTSGWMDNADGSNLPYSWRGVLHSIGTNGFTVERFNTITDGTTNTIMVGEYHTKKHPRRGTFWAYTYTSYSQSSFVAQRRTLIPDYDRCVAIGGTGGSNACKRGWGSLHVGGMQVLLADGSSRFMSENIDVNIFQSLGTTEGEEIIGEW comes from the coding sequence ATGAATTCACAAAAACGCGGTTTCACATTGATTGAACTACTGGTTGTGATTGCCATCATCGCGATTTTGATTTCATTGTTATTGCCTGCTGTCCAACAGGCCCGCGAAGCAGCACGGCGGAGTTCATGCAAAAACAACCTGAAGCAGATTGGGTTGGCCCTGCACAATTACCACGACACGTTTAGCTCGTTTCCCCCCGGGGGCATCACGGTCGGTTCCTGCTGCTCAACGAAAAGCGGGATTAACTGGGCCATCGCAATTCTGCCTTACATCGATCAGGCACCGTTGTTTCAAAAGTACAATTCCAATGTGTTCAATGAAGATTCGGCTAATGCGACGGTCCGCGAACAGAATCTGGTGGTCTACAACTGCCCTTCAGATATTAACGCCGGCAAACTGATGCAACCGGAGAGTGGACCGGGCAGCGGAGTATCATATCGCATGAGTTCCTATCGCGCCGTTTCGGGGAAAACCGACACGAGTGGCTGGATGGATAACGCCGACGGATCAAATCTCCCGTACTCCTGGAGAGGAGTCTTGCACAGTATCGGGACAAACGGTTTCACGGTAGAGCGATTCAATACGATTACCGACGGGACGACGAATACGATCATGGTGGGAGAGTATCATACGAAAAAACATCCTCGCCGCGGTACATTCTGGGCCTACACTTACACCTCGTACAGTCAGTCTTCCTTCGTGGCTCAGCGACGTACTCTGATTCCCGATTACGATCGTTGTGTGGCGATCGGAGGGACCGGAGGCAGTAATGCCTGTAAACGGGGCTGGGGCAGCCTGCACGTCGGCGGGATGCAGGTCCTGCTGGCAGATGGATCAAGTCGATTTATGAGCGAAAACATTGATGTGAATATTTTTCAAAGCCTGGGAACCACAGAAGGAGAAGAAATCATCGGGGAATGGTGA
- a CDS encoding glycerophosphodiester phosphodiesterase, which produces MKLKFRLLMILLLLLCVPIPVSAQTDVPTQTRFQQRGLKNPKQGGLYVVAHRGAHQGIPENSLAAYQKAIELGADFVEIDIRKTKDGKYVSIHNATIDKYVTGKTGKVEEMTLAELKALDIGARIGPQWKGTRIPTFEEILKLCKGKIGIYLDLKRGNVDELVKIIRQHGMEREILWYAWPQDLNRLQQVCPNCIAMPDPILEINLPNTIKQFHPTVIASTWKRYSRKFVETCHQANALVIVDESNPDCWKEAIAWGSDGIQTDHPAKLIEYLKQNQVPRP; this is translated from the coding sequence ATGAAACTGAAATTCAGATTGTTGATGATCCTGCTGTTGCTGCTCTGCGTTCCCATCCCCGTCTCCGCGCAGACAGACGTCCCAACTCAGACCCGGTTTCAGCAGCGGGGACTGAAAAATCCAAAACAGGGAGGCCTGTACGTGGTCGCCCATCGTGGGGCGCATCAGGGAATTCCCGAAAACTCGCTGGCTGCGTACCAAAAAGCGATCGAACTGGGAGCCGACTTCGTCGAAATCGACATTCGCAAAACGAAAGATGGAAAGTATGTCAGTATCCATAATGCGACGATCGACAAATATGTGACCGGCAAGACGGGCAAGGTGGAAGAGATGACGCTGGCAGAACTCAAAGCACTCGATATTGGCGCGCGGATCGGGCCGCAATGGAAGGGGACACGGATTCCCACTTTCGAAGAGATTCTGAAACTCTGCAAGGGCAAGATCGGCATCTACCTGGATCTGAAACGGGGCAATGTCGACGAACTGGTCAAAATCATCAGGCAACATGGCATGGAACGGGAGATACTCTGGTACGCGTGGCCCCAGGATCTGAATCGTCTGCAACAGGTTTGTCCGAACTGCATCGCGATGCCGGACCCGATCCTGGAGATTAATCTTCCCAATACGATCAAGCAGTTTCATCCGACCGTCATCGCCTCGACCTGGAAACGCTATTCCCGGAAGTTTGTAGAGACCTGCCACCAGGCCAACGCTCTGGTGATTGTAGATGAAAGCAACCCCGACTGCTGGAAGGAGGCGATTGCCTGGGGCTCCGACGGCATCCAGACCGATCATCCCGCGAAACTGATTGAATATCTCAAACAGAATCAGGTTCCCCGTCCCTGA
- a CDS encoding alpha/beta fold hydrolase — MRARVNGTEIYFDVDGMGLVPAGDQMVERPVLFLLHGGPGSDHSSFKSNSAALRDNAQLVFVDHRGSGRSAPADPATYTLDQNIDDLDALREYLGLERISVLGSSYGGMVAQGYAIRYPERVANLILVATTPSYRFLEDAQRIVSERGTPDQQRVCQWLWEGKFESQEQVYEYYKTMGPMYSTRFDAEKLDKSWPRGIRNFEQLNIGFSTFLKTFDLIEQLPSINCPTLVLGGAHDWICPPQHSELIAEKIPRAHLKIFANSSHSIADDEPEAYLAAVRGFMTYCNK, encoded by the coding sequence ATGCGAGCCAGAGTCAATGGAACGGAGATCTATTTTGATGTCGACGGGATGGGGCTGGTCCCCGCGGGAGATCAGATGGTCGAACGCCCGGTGCTGTTCCTGCTGCATGGAGGACCGGGCAGCGATCACTCCAGTTTCAAGTCGAATTCCGCAGCGCTCCGCGATAACGCGCAGCTGGTATTTGTCGACCATCGTGGTTCCGGACGGAGTGCGCCGGCTGATCCTGCCACTTATACGCTCGACCAGAACATTGATGACCTGGACGCCCTGCGTGAATATCTGGGTCTGGAGCGAATCTCTGTTCTCGGCTCATCATATGGAGGCATGGTGGCACAGGGCTACGCTATTCGGTATCCGGAGCGTGTCGCCAATCTGATTCTGGTCGCAACGACGCCCAGCTACCGTTTTCTGGAGGATGCTCAGCGGATCGTCAGCGAACGGGGTACCCCGGACCAGCAGCGCGTCTGCCAGTGGTTGTGGGAGGGTAAGTTCGAATCGCAGGAGCAGGTTTACGAATATTACAAAACAATGGGGCCGATGTACTCTACCCGGTTCGACGCGGAAAAACTGGACAAAAGCTGGCCGCGGGGCATTCGGAACTTCGAGCAGCTCAATATTGGATTCAGTACGTTTCTGAAAACATTCGACTTGATCGAGCAGTTACCATCCATAAACTGTCCCACGCTGGTGCTGGGTGGCGCGCATGACTGGATCTGCCCCCCACAGCATTCCGAACTCATTGCCGAGAAAATTCCCCGCGCCCACCTGAAGATCTTCGCCAACAGTTCCCACTCCATCGCAGACGACGAACCGGAAGCGTACCTGGCCGCCGTCCGTGGTTTTATGACCTACTGCAATAAATAA
- a CDS encoding transthyretin-like family protein: MNFFSMLRLLFMIIASVILAGCGSEDVPLATVAGTITMNGEPLPGATVLFRPRTTEGDSERKGASESFGKTDEQGHFELAVVMTGETGAVVGPNDVIITLDAFEEILPSYDSAGKDRRGPNPIPAEYNSKTTLELDVPSGGTEGADFKLVNPDFKVPDKSAHPEKDV; encoded by the coding sequence ATGAACTTTTTCTCAATGCTTCGCTTGCTGTTTATGATCATCGCGTCGGTGATTCTCGCGGGATGCGGGTCAGAGGATGTGCCACTGGCGACTGTGGCCGGGACGATTACGATGAACGGAGAACCGCTGCCGGGAGCCACAGTGCTGTTTCGCCCGCGCACGACAGAGGGAGACAGTGAGCGCAAAGGAGCTTCCGAGTCATTCGGCAAAACGGATGAGCAAGGACATTTCGAACTGGCCGTGGTGATGACCGGCGAAACAGGGGCGGTCGTGGGGCCCAACGATGTGATCATTACTCTGGATGCATTCGAGGAAATCCTGCCGAGCTACGATTCAGCCGGAAAAGATCGCCGTGGTCCCAACCCGATTCCCGCTGAATACAATTCGAAAACAACGCTCGAACTCGACGTGCCATCAGGAGGGACGGAGGGCGCCGATTTCAAACTGGTCAATCCTGATTTCAAAGTCCCCGATAAGAGTGCCCATCCGGAAAAAGATGTCTGA